A genomic stretch from Aedes albopictus strain Foshan chromosome 2, AalbF5, whole genome shotgun sequence includes:
- the LOC109430241 gene encoding syntaxin-10 — protein MMMEDPFFVVKDEVFKALNKTRGLYLRWRELNDAQSGGTTAEAEWTTTELKNSLRSIEWDLEDLEDTISIVEKNPSKFKIDNKELSSRRHFIDATRDEVKSMKDRMSINRNRDRDITARQPLLDSCDHGSPQNQVSKNFINNNCIIGSATNVGGSHLNSLNNNNLNLAGTGKNLISSAGAAMAASRHSGAKYSKLENNLDDSPTHYAASSSSVLDGGSTRFVEDTLATQQRIMASQDEQLDVISDSIGTLKTVSRQIGVELDEQAVMLDEFGNELEQTESKLDSTMKKVAKVLHITSERRQWMAIVVLSVMLVVVIIIYIIL, from the exons CGAAGTATTCAAGGCACTTAACAAGACTCGGGGACTCTACCTGCGGTGGCGTGAGCTCAACGATGCTCAATCCGGTGGCACAACTGCAGAGGCTGAATGGACAACTACCGAATTGAAAAATTCCTTACGTAGCATCGAATGGGACTTGGAGGACCTCGAGGACACTATCA GTATCGTAGAGAAGAACCCCAGCAAGTTTAAAATCGACAACAAAGAGCTTTCCAGTCGACGCCACTTTATCGATGCAACCCGCGATGAGGTCAAATCCATGAAAGATCGTATGAGCATCAACCGCAATCGGGACAGAGATATCACCGCGAGACAACCTCTGCTGGACAGCTGTGATCACGGGTCGCCCCAGAATCAAGtcagcaagaatttcatcaaCAACAACTGTATCATTGGAAGTGCCACCAACGTAGGCGGATCGCACCTGAACAGCTTGAACAACAACAATCTGAACCTAGCGGGCACTGGCAAGAATCTGATCAGTTCGGCTGGCGCAGCAATGGCAGCGTCCCGGCACAGCGGAGCCAAGTACTCCAAACTGGAGAACAACTTGGACGATAGTCCGACCCATTATGCTGCTTCGTCGTCTTCGGTGCTGGACGGCGGATCGACCCGATTCGTTGAGGACACGCTGGCCACCCAGCAGCGAATAATGGCCTCCCAGGACGAACAGCTGGACGTGATTAGCGATTCGATCGGAACACTCAAAACGGTTTCGCGCCAAATCGGCGTCGAGTTGGACGAGCAGGCAGT AATGCTGGATGAATTCGGTAACGAACTAGAGCAAACGGAATCGAAACTGGACTCCACCATGAAGAAGGTGGCAAAAGTACTGCACATTACTAGTG AACGACGACAGTGGATGGCGATTGTGGTACTATCGGTGATGCTGGTTGTTGTGATAATAATTTATATCATTCTTTAA
- the LOC109622617 gene encoding selenocysteine-specific elongation factor, which translates to MLNLNVGILGHVDSGKTTLAKALSGIASTAAFDKNPQSQQRGITLDLGFSALQLPLPAHLKGKDDQNGGDLLQYTFVDCPGHASLIRTIIGGAQIIDMMILVVDIGKGIQTQTAECLVIGELTCRRMIVALNKIDTVEESKRAKAVEKMSKGLEMALAKTRFVGSPIVAISAAGGTNLERFVEMLVQYSVVPKRNYDGPFLFAVDHCFAIKGQGTVCTGTVLQGSVKLNEDVEIPKLKLVRKIKSMQMFKQSQQVARQGDRVGICITQFDPKLLERGLLCKVGYVTDIYAAVFRLNTIKYYKGSLKHKSKFHITCGYETVMSTLTLFKGSSPEFTASEQYEFLEELDQDTIESNPHVFALLEFEKPIQAIPNAMVIGSKLDTDIHSNTCRLAFYGHLTHTCPDKDYHSTFLPTLQIFKQKQKTGTIQRVVNETELIAAGLFKKEGNNRTAFVGLRIELSTGETGRIEDTFGASSKVRLRFMEPLRGATLEALKDKKPSSDQITVVVKYKKFLFRKDGNKIVQ; encoded by the coding sequence ATGCTCAATCTAAACGTGGGCATCCTGGGCCACGTCGATTCGGGCAAAACAACGCTGGCCAAGGCGCTCAGCGGCATTGCCAGTACGGCCGCCTTCGACAAGAACCCCCAATCGCAACAGCGCGGAATCACGCTGGACCTGGGTTTCAGCGCCCTGCAGCTTCCGTTGCCAGCACATTTGAAGGGTAAGGACGACCAGAACGGCGGTGATTTATTGCAGTACACATTCGTGGATTGTCCCGGTCATGCCAGTTTGATCCGGACGATTATTGGCGGGGCGCAGATCATCGACATGATGATACTGGTGGTGGACATTGGGAAAGGGATTCAAACGCAAACGGCCGAATGTCTTGTGATTGGGGAGTTGACCTGCCGGCGAATGATTGTGGCCTTGAATAAGATCGATACGGTGGAGGAAAGCAAGAGGGCAAAGGCCGTGGAGAAAATGAGCAAAGGATTGGAGATGGCTTTGGCTAAGACGAGATTTGTGGGTTCTCCCATTGTGGCCATATCGGCAGCTGGAGGTACTAATTTGGAGAGATTTGTAGAAATGTTGGTGCAGTATTCGGTAGTTCCGAAACGGAATTACGACGGTCCGTTCTTGTTCGCAGTGGATCATTGTTTTGCCATTAAAGGTCAAGGAACGGTTTGTACCGGGACCGTGCTGCAGGGGAGCGTCAAACTAAACGAAGATGTAGAAATTCCAAAGTTGAAACTAGTCCGGAAGATTAAGTCCATGCAGATGTTCAAACAGAGCCAGCAAGTGGCAAGGCAAGGCGATCGTGTTGGGATTTGTATTACTCAGTTTGACCCCAAATTGTTGGAACGGGGTCTTCTCTGCAAGGTGGGATATGTGACGGATATTTACGCGGCGGTTTTTCGATTGAATACCATCAAGTACTACAAGGGCTCTCTGAAACACAAATCCAAGTTCCACATTACCTGTGGTTACGAGACAGTAATGTCCACTTTGACTCTTTTCAAAGGATCTAGCCCGGAATTCACCGCTTCCGAACAGTATGAGTTTCTAGAAGAGCTTGATCAGGACACCATCGAAAGCAACCCTCATGTCTTTGCTTTACTAGAATTCGAAAAACCTATCCAAGCCATCCCGAATGCAATGGTCATTGGCTCCAAATTGGACACCGACATCCACTCGAACACGTGTCGATTGGCGTTTTACGGACACCTAACCCACACCTGCCCGGACAAAGACTATCACAGCACATTCCTCCCCACCTTGCAAATattcaaacaaaaacaaaaaaccgGAACCATCCAGCGAGTGGTCAACGAAACGGAACTCATTGCCGCTGGCCTGTTTAAAAAAGAGGGTAACAATCGGACGGCATTCGTCGGGTTGCGGATCGAACTCAGCACCGGCGAAACCGGTCGAATAGAGGATACATTCGGGGCCAGCTCGAAGGTGAGGCTAAGGTTTATGGAACCGCTTCGGGGTGCCACGCTGGAAGCGCTGAAGGATAAAAAACCCTCCTCGGATCAGATAACGGTGGTGGTCAAGTACAAAAAGTTTCTCTTCCGAAAGGATGGTAATAAAATTGTTCAGTGA